Proteins found in one Mus musculus strain NOD/ShiLtJ chromosome 17 genomic contig, GRCm38.p6 alternate locus group NOD/ShiLtJ MMCHR17_CHORI29_IDD16_1 genomic segment:
- the Rps10 gene encoding 40S ribosomal protein S10 isoform 2 (isoform 2 is encoded by transcript variant 2): MLMPKKNRIAIYELLFKEGVMVAKKDVHMPKHPELADKNVPNLHVMKAMQSLKSRGYVKEQFAWRHFYWYLTNEGIQYLRDYLHLPPEIVPATLRRSRPETGRPRPKGPEGERPARFTRGEADRDTYRRSAVPQRRLWSWTWSATSVKLEFMLY; this comes from the exons ATGTTGATGCCTAAGAAGAATCGGATTGCCATCTACGAACTCCTTTTTAAGGAGGGCGTGATGGTCGCCAAAAAGGATGTCCACATGCCTAAGCACCCGGAGCTGGCAGACAAAAATGTGCCCAACCTTCATGTAATGAAGGCCATGCAG TCTCTCAAGTCTCGAGGCTACGTGAAGGAACAGTTTGCTTGGAGACATTTCTACTGGTACCTTACGAACGAGGGCATCCAGTATCTCCGAGACTACCTGCACCTACCCCCGGAGATCGTGCCCGCCACCCTGCGTCGCAGCCGTCCCGAGACCGGCAGGCCTCGGCCCAAAG GTCCAGAGGGTGAGCGACCTGCAAGATTCACAAGAGGGGAGGCTGACAGAGACACCTACAGAAGGAGCGCTGTGCCCC AGAGGCGGCTTTGGTCGTGGACGTGGTCAGCCACCTCAGTGAAGTTGGAGTTTATGTTGTATTGa
- the Rps10 gene encoding 40S ribosomal protein S10 isoform 1 (isoform 1 is encoded by transcript variant 1), with protein MLMPKKNRIAIYELLFKEGVMVAKKDVHMPKHPELADKNVPNLHVMKAMQSLKSRGYVKEQFAWRHFYWYLTNEGIQYLRDYLHLPPEIVPATLRRSRPETGRPRPKGPEGERPARFTRGEADRDTYRRSAVPPGADKKAEAGAGSATEFQFRGGFGRGRGQPPQ; from the exons ATGTTGATGCCTAAGAAGAATCGGATTGCCATCTACGAACTCCTTTTTAAGGAGGGCGTGATGGTCGCCAAAAAGGATGTCCACATGCCTAAGCACCCGGAGCTGGCAGACAAAAATGTGCCCAACCTTCATGTAATGAAGGCCATGCAG TCTCTCAAGTCTCGAGGCTACGTGAAGGAACAGTTTGCTTGGAGACATTTCTACTGGTACCTTACGAACGAGGGCATCCAGTATCTCCGAGACTACCTGCACCTACCCCCGGAGATCGTGCCCGCCACCCTGCGTCGCAGCCGTCCCGAGACCGGCAGGCCTCGGCCCAAAG GTCCAGAGGGTGAGCGACCTGCAAGATTCACAAGAGGGGAGGCTGACAGAGACACCTACAGAAGGAGCGCTGTGCCCC CTGGAGCTGACAAGAaagctgaggctggggctggctCAGCCACTGAGTTCCAGTTT AGAGGCGGCTTTGGTCGTGGACGTGGTCAGCCACCTCAGTGA